In Lycium ferocissimum isolate CSIRO_LF1 chromosome 3, AGI_CSIRO_Lferr_CH_V1, whole genome shotgun sequence, the genomic window ACATAAATAGACATAATCGATGtgtatattttgaatattttgctaGTGTCCAAATTAATTTCGGCCGacatgcaaaaaataaaagatccCTTTTTAATTGCCACAGTTTAGATTTATATCATCTATTGTTTATGAATGTGACTATATATATTCTTTATGGACccaaagaaaatgaaacaaataaataaatgtaaacTTTGAATTGATGTATGATGTGAAAAACGATAATGGAATGTCCACATGCACAAAGTCAATTAAAAGATGTATACTTGTGAACTACTACAGCACTTACAATCAAGGGGATGAATGGTAGCCAGAGATAGGAATACCAGCCTGTCAAGAAATAATAATGAAATTTGTTAGTCAAACATAGCAATGATACGATCGATGTTGCTTGGTAATTAAAGAGTTCTATTTCAATAGTTTTAAGGCCTATATACTAATAATATAGAAGTATTTACGCAATCAGGTTACTTATAAGATATACTTATAAGATAATTACAagttattttttacaataagaATTAATTGGTAACATGGTGTTCGAGAAAACCGAAATGATATATACTTCAATTGAGAAAGTGTGTGCTATTACAAGTTAAACTACATGGACAGTTTGAgagtttaaaattaaaagttcCATTCTTAAGCATATACTAAAGGAATTGAGTTGTTTACATAATACAACAATGAACATATTTGTGGAGTAGTTTGTATTTACCATGAGTATTGAAGAGTAAGAACAACACAGCGAGGAACCATATTGGGGGGCTGAGAAAAGCATAATAAGAGATTAGCAtaagattaattattaatgtagCATAAATCAGGTCAAATATTATGTTcgcaaattaaaattgaaaggtAAATTAAATAACCTGATTCCTACGACCACTTTGAAATCTTCTTCGAGTGATCGTTTGATGTAATTCCTGAAATCGAATTTTTGGTGGCTTTGAGGTGCCAAATGCGCCTGATAGTATtacattaaattattatttacatttgaatttaataattataacaATAACTAAACGCatatctaatttatttttttatttttttcatgcatgaaattaaaaaaatgaagatgaagTTACCGCGATAAATCCATGCCTTAGTGTTAAGTAATCAACTTTTGGGACAGATCTTACGAATTGCCTGAAGAAACAAACCTGCAAAAAAGGCCAAgctaaaattatttaaaaaataagaagatggaatttttagcttattttcttgttttaaggTTTGACAACCAGAAATGAAAGGGACTTTTACTCAGTATGGCCGCCCATAATAGCcaaaaaaatgtatttgtttttattttgatgtatatatacttgtaatatacgtaactagtatatatttattgtatatatgactagttattgtaattatttttgacGAAAAGCCAAAATGTGTAAGTTGCATGCAcaataagaaaaggaaaagccATCAAGACGTTCGACTTGCCATTCAAACGCAACTTGAGGCTGACTACAGCCAATAAGTGAGACCACATGCctagggtgttcatccgaactcatacgttaaaaaaaatactatttttactgagttaaaattattttttatgtatatatagtagatgttgaaccccttaggcttcttcgtatgtttacttttttatattttgaacctcCTCGACGAAAAATTTGGCTCCGCCATTAACTACAGCTAAAAATAAACTAAGAGATAATAATTTATGTTTCAATTTCAAGAGTAAATATAAGAAGTGTAGATAGTTAATCAGATGTGAACATCACCAAAGATTTCTTATTAGAAATTTCAACCAAAAGATAAAATGTTACACAATACGTACTTCTATTATGTAAATTATTGTTATTTGAAGTCAAAAGTCAAACTACTTGCTTCTAGAAAACGTCAGATAATTGAAAAGGTAATTATTCATTCAACGATCTTTGGCTATACATGTAACGTAAAACTCTTTCTTTCCATATTCCTAATCGTAAGTTTCTTAAATAATTAAACCCCCAAAGATTAGGGGAAAAGTCTGTATTTtgcatttattaattcttgaaccttttttttttctttttcacatcgatCAAGACCAGAGACCACTAGCATTAAAGAATGGGGTGATAATAAACAATTTCATTATTAGTAGGAATAGTACGATAATAAACGATTTCATCGTGCAGTAATCAGTTAGGTCGACATACACTTAAGAACAAAGTGTCATTAAACAAATTATAGTACTTATTTTAGTACATCATGCATCATTGATCGAGCTTTATATAATTGACAATTATTAGACTTAGataaaaaatattcttaaatggtatttttgtttttacttgatTGAATATAAAGTCTATTGTTCGCATATTTTATTGCTTTTCTAGCAAAGAAGTTGCAGCAATAATTCAATGGCATTTCTAGGTCGTGAACAGTATTGTACTATAGATATTTTTATAATGCATGTCGTATCAATTTGAATAATCTTAAGCcagaggcgaatctaggattttAAGAGGATGGATTCaccattttaaataaaattaaaaaagataaaaggaaGTGCATTTAGTTGGGTTTGATCCCACAACCTTAAGGGATTAAACCTAGCACTTAACCAGTGCTCCACTCAGTCTAAtttgaccatgtgttccttcagttaatattagatatattttaagaattatatacataatatatcgagtttagtcgggtgaccatgtgttcacgtgacccattttTTATGCCTAAATTCGCCCCTGATCTTAAccatttccgattttgttgacCTAATTTTAATATACATGAAGGTCCTTGATTTTGTGTTGTTCTTTCCACTTATTTGCATTATCATTGTATTTTAACTTATTATTGTAACAACAGGCATGCcttacttttcagttttcatAATACTCATCCACTTATTATGCCAGTTATTAATTGTTACTCCATCCGTCCCAGTTTAAGTATctttcttaattttctttttggtttgttCTAAAAAGAGTGTCTCTCTCCATATTAGGtatgtttttcaatttcaacATTCTTATGGCAAGTTTAAGACCAAAAGATTCGAAGGACtacacacatttttaatttaagactacaaaattcaaaaatctgtctttatttcttaaactccgtgcttattcaaactcaaaattttgattgAGACGGAGAGAGATTTTAGATGACCTGATAATATAAACCTTCTTTTACACAATCAGTATATAAGAAGTGAAACTATGGAAACaagcaaacaaaaaaagaagaataaattatggagattaattaaaagaaatatgCTTACAATCCAAAGTAggacaggatttttggtccagAAGCTCAAGTGCCTTCTACCAAATGATGTTTCTCTGGTAAACCGAAACCTCTCAGGATCTGCCACGTACGTAATTTATATCAATGTTAGATTAATTACGTCTTCTAGAATCTTTTAATTTTCTATATTCATGAATGAATGTTAAAAAGAGTGAGTTTTCTTTACCGTGAGCAAATTGGTATTCAGCTGTTTTGGTTTCATTTTCCCATGACTTCCAACTTCTCATCTGAAAATACAGAAGAAATACGAAAAGTATTAAACAAAGTCAGAAAGAAAAAGTATAACAACTTTGAAAGAGATGTTAATTCCTAAAGgcttaaaaaaacaaaacaacaaaatggGTGTCAAATAAAGTACCTTAGCTCTTCCCAAAGCCAAAGTGGATATACAGTAGAGAACGTGAAAAACAGCCAGCACAAATATGAAAATGTGTAATTGATGAATGCCATCAGCAGACACAAATGGTACTTTTCCCTGCAACAATATCAAATAACGTTTAACAAAACAATCCTATTATTAAATTGAGGAATTAATATAACTTAACTTGTAATAGAAAGTTATTCACTATTTTTATCAGGTAGTCACCAAGTAATGTTTATCATAGAAATTTATCTTCAATTACCTTAAAAGTAACTGGAGGTGTTTGAATTTATGTGATGGTGTGTGATTTGgtacgaaattaaaaaaaaaaaaaaaaacttatgatTTGAATAAGCCataaatatttatgtggctataaatcagATATCATCAAAGGTAAAACAGATATTCTAAAGCTAAATTGccattaaatatataaaaatgttattttttaacacTGACCAATAAGAAAAGAGTGTCAACATAAatttggacggagggagtatacgcaaaatcttttttattctatcgtttaaatttatttatttgtcctCATGAATAATTTGATATGCTTGATATTTCAAGATTCCCCTCTTTGTTACCCTCCTCCTTGCCCCCAAAAGTTTGAAGGAGCTTTCCACGAAGTCTTATATGTTTAAATTGTTCAAACTTGGTAACTAGAATAtaatatgaaaattaatgaaaagaaattaaactgtAATTTATGTGATGATGTTTGATTTGGCatggagtttaaaaaagaaacaaaaacttttgaaatttataattcaaaataagtcatagatattgTGTGGCTCTCAGTAAAGGTAACTAGAATtaatgaaaagaaattaaataattcaTGCCTTGGCTGCACATTTGTCCTCCCCACCAGCAGCCAACATTCGCCGAACGCTGCCACCGGCAGCTTCCATAAGAAGTCTCCGGCGGTGTTGCTCCGATGAGTCATCTGGAATTTCTTCACCTTTAATtgcatcttcttctttttgcttACTACATGGATGCCAtgaatttccaattttttctgATACACATATGTTGGAAATTGGACTTTGTCCTACTGTTAGCAACAATGATATGAATCCCAGCAGCATAAGCTCTGTACCAagtaaaaaacataaaaaatgaattattgTTAACATTAAAAATTAGCTTAAAACGGTTACGACAGTGAAAGATCCAATCATGAGTTCACAAATTCGGAAAAAACTTAACGGAAGTTTGTGAATAAATGATTATCCGATGATGAGCAAGGAATATCTGATTCAAATACTATAATATAggttaaaatttaagaaaagaaCCTGCTTTGATCTTTTCAAGTGATTCATACAAGGCACTTTTATTTTTAGACTTCAACCACTGCAatcagaaaaacaaaaagaagaagaagagagaattaAGAACTTATAAAGATGtagttatgttatttatttattttctgaaaTATTGCATGGCAAAGTACTACTTATATCTTACCTTTCCAATGAGGTGGATAATATGCTCAATCACAATTGAAATTGCAACCAATACAAAACAAACTACGGCAACCGCCCATGTCGGCGTTTCCTCCAACGATCttccaccacccccaccaccaGCCATCTAATTCTCTAGAGAACCACTCAAACTTCTTCctcaatatatattatatatatacctttAGAAAGTAGTTATAAGggtgaaataataataaaattaaaaaaaaaaaaaaaacaacaaaaaatgagCTATCTTTGGTGAAATAATCCAAGAGAATAAATGCTTTGAATTAATTGCAGTGACCTAAGAGAGCAAGAGTTAAAAAATTAGAGTATTATGTGGTTCAATTGCTAGGAATTAATGGCGGTGACATAAGAGAAAAGTGCAAAGAAGAGAATAATACTAGGAATGAGTATGAGGGAACAATAATGGTTCAATCAAattaaatgacatttttttatAGTACTTCAACTGTTTGTGGAGAGGAAGAGGCAAATAATAAGGCAATGGATGACTTTTTTGACTAATAATTGCGCGTGAGAAAATTACAAAGATAGAAAGGAAAGGATGGCCGACGACTCACTtatgaaagagagagaaattaaTAGTAATTACTTATTTGACTTAATCAAACTATATGTAGAAGTGTACTATTTTCAGACTATTTTAATATCCAAACATATGCTAGATAAGATGTACTGctcaatataatatttattcctccgttcacttttacttatccactatttcctttataaattttcatttttacttgtcaattttcatatattaaggtaagataaaaaaaaaaattcatgttttacccttagcatttattactcatttcaaattattttcccaaCTCGAATACAATTATACCCCATTTAATAGGGGTATTGTGGTAAAATACTTATCTTAATCATTGTTTCTTAAACATCGTAAAAAATTCaaacgtgacaagtaaaagtgaatagaGGGAGTAGTAATCATGTATATGCAGATTTCTTAATTAGATTTCTTAATTTAACTCTCTCAATAACGTGGAGTATGAGTTAGTTATGGACTATGGTAATGAACGTAAATTTCAAGTATTTAgattatatatgtgtaatttTCGTAAGCTATGTGTataatttaatttgttataaCAGTTTAATTACTCTctatgtctcaatttatgtgatactatttgtttttcgagagtcaaataaGAAAACCTTTGATCGAAATTTATTTGTATGccctttaaatatttaaattgttaattattgtgacttaaaTATTTTTAcgtaatttctaaatatttaaattatttttcaacaaacttaaagattgtatgaCCGAATTCAcagtcaaaacaaaaaaatatgacTCTCGAAATGCGaattgtatcacataaattgagtcaaatatagtattatttttttggattgaCAATTACTAATACTTATTTTACATATTACCTATAATTATTTATAAGTAACATAATATGACTTTATCAAACTATATGTCGTACCCCTCTATATGTAGTAATCTtcccgtcccaatttatgtggcacaattCGTATTTTGAGAGTCAACATTTTCAATTTTGATCATAAATTTGGACATGGAGtttcttaattttttgaaataaaatttacatatttgaaaactacgaaaagattataagtcacaataattggcaactcaaaatatttataagacatgaaaaaatcACGGTCAAATAAAAGCTTGttattgactctcgaaatccgaaaGGTACCATGTAAATTAGAACAGAACGTGTATTATTTTCAGGCTATTTTAATGTCCAAACATTATAAATACTTTTCGTTGTTAATTAGAATATAATTAGGTTAGATAAGTACTGCTCGATCTAATTATTCAGTCATAATATGCAGATATCTTTGACTATCTGAATAACGTGATTTGATGAAAGTGAcaacatatttaattttatatatgagTTAGTTATGgattatggaaatgaatgtaTTTTTCAAGTATTTAGATTATATATACGACGGTGTAAAAATATGTTATGTTACCTATATAATCTAACATATTATAACTCTTTAACTATTATTATATTCTAGACTAACAATTACTAACATATATCTTAGATGTACGTATAATTACTTTATAAGTAACAtaatttgtttaaaattttTACGTTCGATAGGAGCATAGATCTTGATACtcctgtttaaaaaaaaaaaaaaatgatcttgATACTAatatttattactccctccgtcccaatttgtttgaaggttgACCAGTTTGGGgagtcaaataattttttttttacttaattttAAACGTAGATTCTTcgagtattttataataaagtttacatatttgaaaactacataaaaatacGCTGTATAATCaataattcacaatatatgaaaagaattgaagaaaatcaTCATAAAAAAAAGAGCAGTTTGATTCTTCAAACTGATCAACCTTCAAACGAATTGGAGTACAGAAGAATTAGTATAGAAGAAAATGTCAAAATTTGGCTCGAATAATTTGAAATTGCTCAATTTTGGCATCCATTACACTTTGGTCATTCCTTCTTTTGCCGGTAGCAAATCATGCCATTAGGATCTCCGACGTCGGATGGactccacatttttaattttttcgaGAAAAATGGTTCAAATTTACTCATCAATTTTAACTATGATTTAAAATTACCCTTAGACTAGAGCTATACTAGGACAAAAACAAGACAACTTTTTATTAGTACAGGAAATATTAGATTAAAAGTTTAACGACATGTAAAATTGCTCAATTTCAAATAGTATTGGAACAAATTTGATACTTTGACCAACTTCAAAATAAACTTAGTAGTTATCATAACGAATGCAACTCTTGAGGTGCTTTCTAACCTAATTCATAATCTTCTTGTTTTGAGCTTTTTAAACAAGGTTTTTCCAATTATAAAATTTTCCTCAAATTTCTTTTTGCCTAAATGGGGATTCTTTTCAGtatgaattttttaaatgtaCTTTAATTTAGACAACCTTTTGTCACACTAGAATTCagataatatacaaaaatattttgagtgttATTAATTTATTATCACATAGCATCTTGGTTGACAATTTCTTTAACGAAAACATTAGACAAATTCCCATTTATTacaatctatctttgaaaaatgacaaacttttgaaaatatattttaccccTTTGATAAGACTGGAACTTCCGTTATTATTCCCCCAGATTAGCCtgtttttcgaagaataataaTTAGCAGCCGTTGGATCTAGCCATTTACCAATCAAAGGCCACAAATAATCTTTATTCCAGGCCAACGTATATTATTGACTTAGAAGGCTTGATTAAGACATAATATGGAGGATGAAAGATGGAAACTGGATTAAAATACtcatattttaataaaataaggGTTCTTttcacacatttttttttctcttttcagaaaatatacaaattaaaaaaaaagcagtATACAGCCAACCGGAGAAAAATGGTTGGAATGCTGACTCGTATGAGTATATATTGTGTATTTAAATACTGGTGACAATCTTGTCGTTGACTACGTATTGAGTTTTTGACCGTATATGATTCTTACAAGGAACTCTGATTCAACTAAATAGAGTATATCAgttatttgggttttttttcaaaaaacttattttattttttcaggcAGAATATCTAACCCCGTTGAATTTGGCAGAGTCTATTTAATGCACATTTAAATTGTTGTATAGTTTTATTAACTTTGACTTAACTATTTGATAGCTTTTATCCCTCAGACGCTGATGTGAGAAAGAGCGTAAATAATACACAATCTATCCAGGCTTGCTCGATTTCTTCCCTTTGTATTATTCATCGACTCTCTTGTTAGCTAGCTAGTATGCCAAGAGAAGTTGTAAAATTAATCAAATCGATCATTAGTTCTTCTTTTCTAATAAAATTTAAGTTTAGGCACACCTCTATAACCATACTAAATTATGTTatatctaaaaataaaatattcaaatacATCTGAATAAATATTTTACGCAAAAAACTATAGATATTGAATAtttaaaataggaaaaaggtTCAAATATACTCCTATATTATGTACAATATAGAATAAAATATACTTTCCGTTAAAAAATGGTCTATTTGTACCCCTGTCATTACACAAGTAGCTCGATATACTCTTTTTGGCTAATGAAAGTGAGATAGTTAATCTtagaattattttcttgatatttttgttaaaaGGAAAGCCCTGCATGAATTTAATTAAACCAATAATACCGATCGAGACTGATGAGTTTATTGGTTTAATACCGATCCAGAgaaccaaaatttcaaatattaaagataaggtTTTGTCAAATTTTTAGACTGATGAGTTTCAGACAAATTAAGGATACTATATATCCTTATTGATGTTTTGGCAATAGTGGTAGTATTTTTAGTCAATGATTGGATTCATACTGATTAAATTGATCAATCTCGACATAAATTTTCACTAGTTGTTCTTTTTTGGACAACTATTTAGTAAATgaccctcattttttttttctttttataagttATCAACCTTTTAGACTATGGTCTAATTTTGAGCAAACTGAAAATCGTATGAGAAAACGTTACAACGTAATGTAAAATTTTGTAAGTGTATTCAATCGTTACacgataatctttttttttttccaagtcacgATTGTATTACCACTCTTTTGAAGAAACATATTTGTGAAAGGGGGGCGGCACCTGACCTTTCATACAAGATGGGAGTTGTGGAACTCCAATTTGACTAGAGACCTTTGAAAAtagacaacaaaaaaaatagtaataattttGAGAAGCTCAAGGTGGCTCGAATACGAGGGTGCTTGGTTTTCTCCTTTTGACTAGGAAGGATGGTAATTGCCATCTATCAACATTAATCAGACCTTTAACACACCTGGGAATCATATTAAAGTTTGTAACAACAGTTGCCTCCTCCATTTTAATGACCGAAAGAAGCTAGTTTGTCCGCGACTTGGCTGCCTTCTCTGTAACAATGCTTAATGAAAATACCATTGACATTCACCAGTTCTTTGATCTCTCCAATCATTGTCTCTATTCTCCATGGAGTCCATATGTCATGGATACAGTTGTGAACCAGCATGGAGTCAGTCTCACTAATAATCAACCCATGGCCTTGTTCAATACACCATTTCAACCCAAAGAACAGCGCAGCCGCTTCAGCCCAATTACTTGTCCCATTACCTAAAGGAATCGAGTACACCATGAGCATTTTGCCACTGCTGTCCCTGACCACACCACCCCCTCCACACTTCCCATTGATACAACTTCCATCACTattaattttcagaaaaagCAATGGAGGTCTGGACCATCTGACAACAGTGATGCTTTTGTCGAAAATAGTAATGTCGAGGAACTTACAAATATCTTCCCAAGTGTTACCAATGGAGATTCTTCTAAACTGGGCACTGGCAAGTTGAGAGATGTTGAAAACTATGAGTGTCTTTGATCTATTTACAGATGGCCtctcattttcatatttgtTGCTACATCTTGACCTCCATAATTCCCGAGCAATAATAGTAGGCATAATAGAGTAAATATATGATGCTATGGGATCTTTAGCCGTATGACTCCAACATTTCCACAATAGAGTTTTCAGAGAGGTGTTCCTATGCTTAATACCAGCaatacttgaaatttttttccatatttgttgGGCATAGAGACCTTGACAGAAGAGGTGCTCACATGTTTCTCTTCCTGGTGTCATGTTTGGacccatacaacaacaataacacaatGAATTAACATTGATCCCAATCCTACCAACTTTGTCATCAGTAGGAATTCTATTGTGGACAGCTCTCCACATTAAGCATGTCATCTTAAATGGAACATCTTTATGCCAAAGCTTGACAAAAAACTGAGAGGGCTCTTTTTTCTGCCTCAATGTTTTCCAGGCAGTAGCTACAGTAAACTTACCATTGGAGGATAAAATCCAAACTGGAGTGTCAGGAAGATCCTGCTTGATGGTGATTTGCACAGAGTTGATCAACTCTATCACATTGTTGGGAGGATGAAGCTTCAGCTTGGTCCAGTCCCACTAGCCATCAATGAGAACTTCAGAAACCTTAGTGATATCATACTCATTCTCACCTTCAAGGAAATTACATAATGGGCCAAAGTTGGTCCAATTATCATACCAAAAACTGATATCGCCTTTGCTAATTTTCCAAAGAAGATTTTGCTCAGTTTCAAACTTAAGCTTACACATATCTTTCCAATTGTGGGATTGACCAGGAGCCCACTTTAGGTAAACTAGGTGGTGTCTATTGCAATATTTGGCTAAAACAAATTGAGACCAAAGAGAATTGGAAGTTCTGATATTCCACCACTGTTTGGCACAGAAAGCTT contains:
- the LOC132050350 gene encoding MLO-like protein 6, with amino-acid sequence MAGGGGGGRSLEETPTWAVAVVCFVLVAISIVIEHIIHLIGKWLKSKNKSALYESLEKIKAELMLLGFISLLLTVGQSPISNICVSEKIGNSWHPCSKQKEEDAIKGEEIPDDSSEQHRRRLLMEAAGGSVRRMLAAGGEDKCAAKGKVPFVSADGIHQLHIFIFVLAVFHVLYCISTLALGRAKMRSWKSWENETKTAEYQFAHDPERFRFTRETSFGRRHLSFWTKNPVLLWIVCFFRQFVRSVPKVDYLTLRHGFIAAHLAPQSHQKFDFRNYIKRSLEEDFKVVVGISPPIWFLAVLFLLFNTHGWYSYLWLPFIPLIVILLVGTKLQVIITKMGLRISERGEVVKGVPVVQLGDHLFWFNRPRLILFLINFVLFQNAFQLAFFAWTWYEFGLKSCYHDHTEDIVIRITMGVLIQILCSYVTLPLYALVTQVIN